From a region of the Streptococcus ruminantium genome:
- a CDS encoding NCS2 family permease — MDQFFKLKEHGTTVSTEIMAGLTTFFAMSYILFVNPSVLSVAGMPTQAVFLATIIASAASTLVMGLFANVPYALAPGMGLNAFFTYTVVIGLGFSWQEALAMVFLCGLFNVFITVTKVRKSIIKAIPVSLQHAIGGGIGVFVAYLGFKNSNLITFLTSGSDIITVNGVAPASATAETFSKGVFSVFAKGSVVPAISTFTDPSVLLTVFGLLLTAILVMKNVRGAILIGIVVTTLAGIPVGVVDLSTIDFANNNIGTAFSELGTTFLAAFGGLSSLFADSSRLPLVLMTIFAFSLSDTFDTLGTFIGTGRKTGIFSAEDEEALENGTGFNSKMDKALFADAVGTSIGALFGTSNTTTYVESAAGISAGGRTGLTAVTAAVLFLLSTFILPFIGIVPAAATAPALIIVGVMMVSSFLDVDWSQFEDALPAFFAAFFMALCFSISYGIAVSFIFYCLVKVSTGKAKEVHPILWGATALFILNFIILAVL, encoded by the coding sequence ATGGATCAATTTTTCAAATTGAAAGAACATGGAACGACTGTTTCAACAGAAATTATGGCAGGTCTTACCACCTTCTTTGCCATGTCTTATATCTTATTTGTCAATCCAAGCGTGCTGAGTGTAGCTGGTATGCCTACACAGGCAGTATTTTTGGCAACAATTATTGCCAGTGCTGCTTCAACTCTTGTGATGGGACTCTTTGCCAATGTTCCTTATGCCTTGGCGCCAGGGATGGGCTTGAACGCCTTCTTCACTTATACAGTCGTTATCGGACTGGGTTTTAGTTGGCAGGAAGCTTTGGCTATGGTTTTCCTATGCGGCCTTTTCAACGTTTTTATCACTGTTACAAAGGTTCGTAAGAGCATCATTAAAGCCATTCCAGTTAGTTTGCAACATGCTATTGGTGGAGGTATCGGTGTCTTTGTAGCCTACCTTGGTTTTAAAAACTCCAACTTGATTACATTTCTAACATCTGGTTCAGACATTATTACGGTTAATGGTGTTGCTCCAGCTAGTGCGACGGCAGAAACCTTCTCAAAAGGTGTCTTCTCCGTCTTTGCCAAGGGCAGCGTTGTACCAGCAATCTCAACGTTCACGGATCCGAGCGTGCTTTTAACGGTATTCGGTCTTCTCTTGACAGCTATTTTGGTGATGAAGAATGTACGTGGTGCTATTTTGATTGGTATTGTTGTGACAACATTAGCTGGTATTCCAGTGGGTGTCGTTGATCTATCTACGATTGATTTTGCTAACAATAATATCGGAACGGCTTTTTCTGAGTTGGGAACAACCTTCCTTGCAGCTTTTGGAGGACTTTCCTCTCTTTTTGCAGATTCTAGCCGATTACCACTTGTTTTGATGACAATTTTTGCCTTCAGTTTATCAGATACATTTGATACTCTTGGTACCTTTATTGGTACAGGTCGCAAAACAGGAATTTTCTCAGCGGAAGATGAAGAAGCTCTGGAAAATGGTACGGGCTTCAATTCAAAAATGGATAAGGCTCTTTTTGCAGATGCTGTCGGTACTTCAATCGGTGCCCTCTTTGGTACATCAAATACGACCACTTATGTTGAGTCAGCGGCAGGAATCTCAGCAGGGGGACGCACAGGCTTAACAGCGGTAACAGCAGCAGTTTTGTTCCTCCTATCCACCTTTATCTTGCCATTTATCGGTATTGTACCAGCGGCGGCGACAGCTCCAGCACTGATTATCGTTGGTGTGATGATGGTTTCCTCCTTCTTGGATGTTGATTGGAGTCAATTTGAAGATGCGCTTCCAGCCTTCTTTGCAGCCTTCTTCATGGCCCTTTGTTTCTCCATTTCTTACGGTATTGCGGTATCCTTTATCTTCTACTGCTTAGTAAAAGTTTCGACAGGAAAGGCAAAAGAAGTTCATCCAATTCTTTGGGGAGCAACAGCCCTCTTCATTTTAAACTTTATTATTCTGGCAGTTTTATAG
- a CDS encoding M20/M25/M40 family metallo-hydrolase: MTDTRIQAFEQDAIIQTYFEKLKVLISKKSIFAQQIGLLDVATYLKEMFEEAGAEVVLDNSYAAPFVMAKFTASNPNAKTLIFYNHYDTVPADGDQIWTDQPFELSIRDGYIYGRGVDDDKGHITARLSALKKYQAKHEGQLPVNVIFIMEGAEESASVDLDKYLVRYKEHLIGADLLVWEQGHRNSLHQLEIAGGNKGIVTFDLSVKSAGLDIHSSYGGVIDSASWYLLGALQSMRAADGRILVDGIYEQVQEPNERELALVDEFALATSQSMKEIYGLTLPTLVEDRREFLKRLYFEPSITIEGLSTGYLGQGVKTIIPAQASAKMEVRLVPGLEPHDVLDKIRKHLDRHGFEKVEISFTLGEMSYRSDMSAPAIVNVIELAKKLTPEGVAVLPTSPGTGPMHTVFHALGVPIAGFGLGNANSRDHAGDENVSIVDYYSHVKLVEELIASYE; the protein is encoded by the coding sequence ATGACAGATACAAGGATTCAGGCTTTTGAGCAGGATGCGATTATTCAGACCTATTTTGAAAAGTTAAAGGTCTTGATTTCAAAGAAGTCTATTTTTGCTCAACAGATTGGTTTGTTGGATGTGGCTACCTATTTGAAAGAAATGTTTGAAGAGGCTGGGGCAGAGGTTGTTTTGGATAATAGTTATGCAGCACCGTTTGTCATGGCTAAGTTTACTGCTAGCAACCCCAATGCCAAAACATTGATTTTTTATAATCATTATGACACGGTACCAGCAGATGGTGATCAAATTTGGACGGATCAACCTTTTGAATTAAGTATCCGTGATGGGTATATCTATGGCCGAGGTGTAGATGATGATAAAGGGCATATTACAGCGCGCTTGTCTGCACTAAAAAAATACCAAGCCAAGCATGAAGGACAGCTTCCTGTCAATGTTATTTTTATCATGGAAGGAGCAGAAGAATCGGCTTCTGTTGATTTGGATAAATATCTTGTCAGATATAAGGAACATTTAATTGGAGCAGATTTATTAGTTTGGGAGCAAGGTCACCGTAATAGTTTACACCAGTTGGAAATTGCTGGAGGGAACAAGGGGATTGTGACCTTTGATCTTTCTGTCAAATCGGCTGGGTTGGATATTCATTCTTCCTATGGTGGTGTTATTGATTCTGCAAGCTGGTATTTACTGGGAGCTCTCCAATCTATGCGGGCTGCAGATGGACGAATTTTGGTGGATGGTATCTATGAACAAGTACAAGAGCCTAATGAGCGAGAGCTAGCTTTGGTTGATGAATTTGCTCTAGCCACCAGTCAATCTATGAAAGAAATCTATGGTTTGACCTTGCCAACTTTGGTGGAGGATCGCCGAGAGTTCTTGAAACGTTTGTATTTTGAACCGTCCATCACTATTGAAGGACTATCAACAGGTTATCTTGGTCAGGGTGTGAAGACAATTATACCTGCTCAGGCTTCAGCCAAGATGGAGGTTCGTCTAGTACCGGGTTTAGAGCCGCATGATGTTTTGGATAAGATTCGCAAGCATCTGGACAGGCATGGTTTTGAAAAGGTGGAGATTAGCTTTACCTTAGGAGAAATGAGTTACCGTAGTGATATGTCTGCGCCTGCCATTGTCAATGTTATTGAGTTGGCCAAGAAGCTAACCCCAGAAGGTGTGGCAGTCTTGCCAACCTCTCCAGGGACCGGTCCCATGCATACAGTCTTTCATGCTTTAGGTGTGCCGATTGCTGGCTTTGGCTTGGGAAATGCCAATAGCCGCGATCATGCCGGTGATGAAAATGTCAGCATTGTAGACTATTATAGCCATGTCAAATTAGTAGAGGAGTTGATTGCAAGTTATGAGTAG
- a CDS encoding MetQ/NlpA family ABC transporter substrate-binding protein has translation MKLKNWFSLVAVALTVGLLAACGHSSSKSESSATTVHIGVMSLSDSEQARWDKIQEILGDEVKLKFTQFTDYSQPNKAVVEKEVDINAFQHYNFLKNWNTENDANLVAIADTYIAPIRLYSGTDGGKNKYTKVEDIPNGAEIAVPNDPTNESRALYLLQSAGLIKVGVSGTELATIADITENKKNLKITELDASQTASSLSSVDAAVVNNTFVLEAGLDYKNALYKEQKDENSSQWYNLIAARSDWEKSEQAAAIKKIIAAYHTDEVKKVIEKTSDGMDEPVW, from the coding sequence ATGAAATTGAAAAACTGGTTTAGTTTGGTGGCAGTGGCCTTGACAGTAGGTCTCCTTGCTGCATGTGGTCACTCCTCATCGAAGTCAGAATCGTCCGCAACGACTGTGCATATTGGTGTGATGAGTTTGAGTGATTCAGAACAAGCACGTTGGGATAAAATTCAAGAGATTCTTGGTGATGAGGTAAAATTGAAATTCACTCAGTTCACCGATTACTCACAACCTAATAAGGCAGTAGTTGAAAAAGAAGTAGATATTAACGCCTTCCAGCACTATAACTTTTTGAAGAATTGGAATACAGAAAATGATGCCAATCTTGTGGCTATTGCAGATACCTATATTGCACCGATTCGTCTTTATTCTGGAACTGATGGTGGAAAGAACAAGTACACAAAAGTTGAAGATATTCCAAATGGAGCAGAAATTGCAGTACCAAATGATCCGACAAACGAGAGTCGTGCCCTTTACCTTCTTCAATCGGCAGGTTTGATTAAGGTAGGTGTGTCTGGTACAGAATTGGCGACAATCGCTGATATTACCGAAAATAAGAAAAATTTGAAGATTACGGAGTTAGATGCCAGTCAAACAGCAAGTTCACTCAGTTCAGTTGATGCAGCAGTTGTGAACAATACCTTTGTGTTGGAAGCTGGTTTGGATTATAAAAATGCCCTTTACAAGGAGCAAAAGGATGAAAATTCATCACAGTGGTATAACTTGATTGCTGCTCGTAGCGATTGGGAAAAATCAGAACAAGCAGCTGCTATCAAGAAAATCATTGCAGCCTACCACACAGATGAAGTGAAAAAGGTCATTGAGAAGACTTCAGATGGTATGGATGAGCCAGTTTGGTAA
- a CDS encoding methionine ABC transporter permease: MFEWIQANFPNIYKLGWDGQTGWLTHFNLTLYMTFASFAAGGFLGLISGLFLVLTGPHGVIANRLIYWILDKIASIFRAIPFIILLAAIAPVTRLIVGKSIGTEAALVPLALSVFPFFARQVEVVLSELDRGVIEAAQASGATFWDIVLVYLREGLPDLIRVTTLTLVSLVGYTAMAGAIGAGGLGQVALSYGYLRYNHDVTFFATFLILVIIFAIQFVGDFLTRKISHR; the protein is encoded by the coding sequence ATGTTCGAATGGATTCAAGCGAATTTTCCAAATATTTATAAACTAGGATGGGATGGTCAGACAGGTTGGTTGACGCACTTTAATTTGACCTTATATATGACATTTGCTTCTTTTGCAGCAGGTGGATTTTTGGGATTGATCTCAGGTTTGTTTTTGGTCTTAACAGGTCCACATGGGGTTATTGCAAACAGGCTGATTTACTGGATTTTGGATAAGATAGCTTCCATTTTTCGAGCTATCCCATTTATCATCTTACTTGCAGCCATTGCACCTGTGACGAGGCTTATTGTTGGAAAATCAATCGGTACAGAGGCAGCTTTGGTTCCTCTAGCCTTATCGGTTTTTCCATTTTTCGCCCGTCAGGTAGAGGTGGTCTTATCAGAGTTGGATCGGGGTGTTATCGAAGCAGCTCAAGCTTCAGGCGCTACCTTCTGGGATATTGTTCTGGTCTACCTTCGTGAGGGATTGCCAGATTTGATTCGTGTAACGACTTTGACTCTGGTTTCTTTGGTAGGTTATACAGCTATGGCAGGTGCTATCGGTGCTGGTGGTTTGGGACAAGTTGCCTTGTCCTATGGTTATCTACGGTATAACCATGATGTGACCTTCTTTGCTACCTTCTTGATTTTGGTAATTATCTTTGCCATCCAGTTTGTCGGTGACTTCCTTACAAGAAAGATTAGCCATCGGTAG
- a CDS encoding isoprenylcysteine carboxyl methyltransferase family protein codes for MSIVIVIMLVMFGIRLAFLKLSIQNEKRILANGGKEYGVSNTKLITLLHILFYLMCIVEAIVYKVQLDSVGYLGLALMLFSLLVLCVVTRLLGEIWTVKLMLLKEHKFVDHWLFRVVKHPNYFLNIAPELLGILLLCHAKFAALILPFYAYAIYKRICEENWLLKEIIIPNGIKEK; via the coding sequence ATGTCTATTGTTATTGTCATCATGTTAGTGATGTTTGGAATTCGGCTAGCGTTTTTAAAATTGTCAATTCAAAATGAAAAACGAATTTTAGCCAACGGAGGTAAAGAGTATGGGGTTTCAAATACAAAACTGATCACCCTTTTGCATATATTGTTTTATCTGATGTGTATAGTAGAGGCGATTGTTTATAAAGTACAACTAGATAGCGTTGGTTACCTTGGTCTCGCTCTTATGCTGTTTTCACTTCTTGTATTATGTGTCGTGACTCGTTTGTTGGGAGAAATTTGGACAGTAAAATTGATGCTGTTGAAGGAACACAAATTTGTAGATCATTGGTTGTTCCGAGTTGTTAAGCATCCAAATTATTTCCTAAACATTGCTCCAGAACTGCTTGGGATTCTTCTGCTTTGTCATGCAAAATTCGCTGCTTTAATCTTGCCATTTTATGCCTATGCTATTTACAAGCGGATTTGTGAGGAAAATTGGTTGTTGAAAGAAATCATCATTCCAAATGGTATCAAGGAAAAATAA
- a CDS encoding methionine ABC transporter ATP-binding protein has protein sequence MSRKMIKLDNIDVTFHQKKRTIEAVKDVTIHVQQGDIYGIVGYSGAGKSTLVRVINLLQVPTAGKITIDEDVIYEDDRVTLTSAQLRSKRREIGMIFQHFNLMAQMTAEENVAFALKHSGLSKQEKKEKVAKLLELVGLSDRSENYPSQLSGGQKQRVAIARALANDPKILISDESTSALDPKTTKQILSLLQELNEKLGLTIVMITHEMQIVKDICNRVAVMQDGRLIEEGSVLDIFSHPKEELTQDFIKTATGIDEALVKIYQQDIVKNLPKDSLLVQLKYSGSNTDTAIVNDLYKFYQVSANILYGNIEILDHTPVGEMVVILSGDSGQLHRALEAVAEAHVEVTILKGVN, from the coding sequence ATGAGTAGAAAAATGATTAAGTTGGATAATATTGATGTGACTTTTCATCAGAAAAAACGCACGATTGAAGCAGTAAAAGATGTGACGATTCATGTTCAACAAGGTGACATCTATGGTATTGTAGGTTATTCTGGTGCCGGTAAGTCAACACTTGTTCGTGTTATCAATCTTTTACAGGTACCAACTGCTGGAAAGATTACAATTGATGAGGATGTAATCTATGAGGATGACAGGGTAACCTTGACTTCGGCACAACTGCGGAGTAAACGCAGAGAGATTGGAATGATTTTCCAGCACTTCAATTTGATGGCTCAGATGACAGCTGAGGAAAATGTAGCATTTGCCCTCAAACACTCAGGCTTGAGCAAGCAGGAAAAAAAGGAAAAAGTTGCTAAACTCTTGGAATTAGTAGGACTTTCTGACCGTTCAGAAAACTATCCTTCTCAGCTATCTGGTGGTCAAAAGCAACGTGTTGCCATTGCGCGTGCCTTGGCAAATGACCCTAAAATATTGATCTCAGATGAATCAACTTCTGCCTTGGATCCTAAAACGACCAAGCAAATTTTATCACTTCTGCAAGAACTGAACGAAAAATTGGGGTTGACGATTGTCATGATTACCCATGAAATGCAGATTGTCAAAGATATTTGTAATCGTGTTGCAGTTATGCAGGATGGTCGATTGATTGAGGAAGGTTCTGTTCTTGATATTTTCTCTCACCCAAAAGAGGAATTGACCCAAGACTTTATCAAAACAGCAACAGGAATTGATGAAGCTTTGGTAAAAATTTATCAGCAGGATATTGTGAAGAACCTACCGAAGGATAGTCTTTTGGTTCAGCTCAAATATTCTGGTTCAAATACAGACACAGCTATTGTTAACGACTTGTATAAATTTTATCAGGTATCTGCTAACATTCTCTATGGAAATATTGAGATTTTAGACCATACACCAGTGGGTGAAATGGTGGTTATCTTGTCTGGGGATTCGGGACAACTGCACCGGGCTTTGGAAGCAGTGGCAGAGGCGCATGTTGAAGTGACGATTTTGAAAGGGGTGAACTAG